The DNA segment TAACGTCAAGCCATTACTTGAGGTTAAAAGTCGTCGTGTAGGTGGCGCTACTTACCAAGTTCCGGTTGAGGTTCGTGCTGAACGCCGTAATGCTTTAGCGATGCGTTGGATTATTAACTATGCACGAACTCGTGGCGAACGTACCATGGCAGAAAAAATTGCTAACGAAATTATTGATGCCTCTCAAAACAGAGGCAATGCAATTAAAAAGAAGGAGGATACCCATAAGATGGCAGAAGCTAACAAAGCTTTTGCTCATTATCGCTGGTAAAAGCGTTTAGCTCGGCGTCATTAACGGCGTTCGTAGCATACGATCTTTGACAGGTAGATAAGGTTGCTTTGGGTAAGCGACAGCGAAGAGATAATACTTCGCGTGATTGCTCACCCTTTCTTATGGATTAATTATTATGGTGCGCCAGTACAGTGTAGATAAAACTAGAAACATTGGCATCATGGCGCACATTGATGCAGGTAAAACTACTACTACTGAGCGTGTGTTATACTATACAGGTGTCACCCATAAGATAGGTGAGGTTCATGATGGTGCAGCCACCATGGATTGGATGGAGCAAGAACAAGAACGCGGCATTACCATAACCTCAGCATCTACTACCTGTTTTTGGAATGATCATCGCATCAATATAATAGATACTCCCGGCCACGTAGATTTTACTATCGAAGTAGAACGCTCATTAAGAGTTCTTGATGGCGCTGTTGCTGTTTTTGATGCAGTTAGTGGGGTTGAGCCTCAAA comes from the Deltaproteobacteria bacterium genome and includes:
- the rpsG gene encoding 30S ribosomal protein S7, producing the protein MPRRREVPKRRINPDPKFGDRTLAKFMNVLMFKGKKSISERIMYKSFNILAERSNGEEPLRLFKKALDNVKPLLEVKSRRVGGATYQVPVEVRAERRNALAMRWIINYARTRGERTMAEKIANEIIDASQNRGNAIKKKEDTHKMAEANKAFAHYRW